One window of Elaeis guineensis isolate ETL-2024a chromosome 11, EG11, whole genome shotgun sequence genomic DNA carries:
- the LOC105053993 gene encoding T-complex protein 1 subunit alpha isoform X2, whose protein sequence is MAIAGQSPDILGERQSGQDVRTQNVVACQAVANIVKSSLGPVGLDKMLVDDIGDVTITNDGATILKMLEVEHPAAKVLVELAELQDREVGDGTTSVVIVAAELLKRANDLVRNKIHPTSIISGYRLAMREACKYVEEKLAVKVEKLGKDSLINCAKTSMSSKLIASDSDFFANLVVDAVQAVKTTNARGEVRYPIKGINILKAHGKSAKDSYLLNGYALNTGRAAQGMPTRVAPARIACLDFNLQKTKMQMGVQVLVTDPRELEKIRWREADITKERIEKILKAGANVVLTTKGIDDMALKYFVEAGTIAVRRVRKEDLRHVAKATGATAVSTFADMEGEETFDSSFLGFADEVVEERIADDDVILVKGTKSTSAVSLILRGANDYMLDEMDRSLHDALCIVKRTLESNTVVAGGGAVEAALSVYLEYLATTLGSREQLAIAEFAESLLIIPKVLAVNAAKDATELIAKLRAYHHTAQTKADKQHLSSMGLDLYKGTIRNNLEAGVIEPAMSKVKILQG, encoded by the exons ATGGCGATCGCGGGCCAGAGTCCCGACATCCTTGGAGAACGCCAGTCCGGCCAAGATGTCCGCACCCAGAACG TGGTGGCGTGTCAAGCGGTTGCCAACATCGTGAAGTCGTCGCTGGGCCCGGTCGGTCTTGACAAG ATGCTAGTTGATGACATTGGTGATGTGACAATTACTAATGATGGGGCAACAATACTCAAGATGTTAGAAGTTGAGCATCCAGCTGCCAAG GTTCTTGTTGAGCTGGCTGAGCTTCAAGACCGGGAAGTGGGAGATGGGACAACATCTGTGGTTATTGTAGCTGCAGAGCTGCTTAAG AGAGCAAATGATCTTGTGAGAAACAAGATTCATCCAACGTCCATAATTAGTGGCTACAGG CTTGCGATGAGAGAAGCCTGCAAGTATGTTGAAGAAAAACTGGCTGTAAAG GTTGAAAAGCTCGGAAAAGATTCCCTCATAAACTGTGCAAAGACAAgcatgtcttcaaaattaattgcCAGTGACAGTGATTTCTTTGCAAATTTG gTTGTAGATGCAGTTCAAGCTGTGAAGACTACAAATGCAAGGGGAGAAGTTAGATATCCGATCAAG GGCATCAATATCTTGAAAGCTCATGGGAAAAGTGCCAAAGATAGCTACTTGCTGAATGGCTATGCTTTAAATACAGGCCGAGCAGCTCAAGGAATGCCTACTAGAGTTGCACCTGCAAGAATTGCTTGTCTTGATTTTAATCTCCAGAAGACAAAAATGCAAATGGGTGTTCAGGTCTTAGTCACTGATCCTAGAGAACTTGAAAAAATTCGTTGGAG AGAAGCAGACATAACAAAAGAGCGAATTGAGAAAATTCTAAAAGCAGGAGCTAATGTTGTACTGACGACCAAGGGAATTGATGATATGGCACTAAAG TATTTTGTGGAGGCTGGGACTATTGCTGTGAGACGTGTTCGCAAAGAGGATTTGCGGCATGTCGCCAAGGCCACTGGTGCAACTGCG GTTTCCACATTTGCTGACATGGAAGGAGAGGAGACATTCGATTCATCATTTCTTGGATTTGCTGATGAAGTTGTGGAGGAACGAATTGCTGATGATGATGTAATCCTGGTGAAGGGTACTAAAAGTACTAGTGCG GTTTCATTGATACTTAGAGGTGCAAATGACTATATGCTTGATGAGATGGATCGATCTTTACATGATGCATTGTGCATTGTCAAGAGGACCCTTGAGTCTAACACG GTTGTTGCTGGTGGTGGTGCAGTGGAGGCTGCTTTATCTGTGTACCTGGAGTACCTTGCTACAACTTTGGGGTCTAGAGAGCAGTTGGCAATTGCGGAGTTTGCTGAGTCTCTTCTGATAATACCTAAG GTACTTGCTGTGAATGCTGCAAAAGATGCGACTGAATTGATTGCAAAACTTCGGGCTTACCACCATACTGCTCAAACAAAAGCAGATAAGCAGCACCTTTCAAG TATGGGCTTGGACCTATACAAAGGAACAATCCGCAATAACCTAGAAGCTGGAGTTATTGAGCCTGCAAtgagcaaagtgaagatattacaG GGATGA
- the LOC105053993 gene encoding T-complex protein 1 subunit alpha isoform X1, producing MAIAGQSPDILGERQSGQDVRTQNVVACQAVANIVKSSLGPVGLDKMLVDDIGDVTITNDGATILKMLEVEHPAAKVLVELAELQDREVGDGTTSVVIVAAELLKRANDLVRNKIHPTSIISGYRLAMREACKYVEEKLAVKVEKLGKDSLINCAKTSMSSKLIASDSDFFANLVVDAVQAVKTTNARGEVRYPIKGINILKAHGKSAKDSYLLNGYALNTGRAAQGMPTRVAPARIACLDFNLQKTKMQMGVQVLVTDPRELEKIRWREADITKERIEKILKAGANVVLTTKGIDDMALKYFVEAGTIAVRRVRKEDLRHVAKATGATAVSTFADMEGEETFDSSFLGFADEVVEERIADDDVILVKGTKSTSAVSLILRGANDYMLDEMDRSLHDALCIVKRTLESNTVVAGGGAVEAALSVYLEYLATTLGSREQLAIAEFAESLLIIPKVLAVNAAKDATELIAKLRAYHHTAQTKADKQHLSSMGLDLYKGTIRNNLEAGVIEPAMSKVKILQFATEAAITILRIDDMIRLVKDEQQNEED from the exons ATGGCGATCGCGGGCCAGAGTCCCGACATCCTTGGAGAACGCCAGTCCGGCCAAGATGTCCGCACCCAGAACG TGGTGGCGTGTCAAGCGGTTGCCAACATCGTGAAGTCGTCGCTGGGCCCGGTCGGTCTTGACAAG ATGCTAGTTGATGACATTGGTGATGTGACAATTACTAATGATGGGGCAACAATACTCAAGATGTTAGAAGTTGAGCATCCAGCTGCCAAG GTTCTTGTTGAGCTGGCTGAGCTTCAAGACCGGGAAGTGGGAGATGGGACAACATCTGTGGTTATTGTAGCTGCAGAGCTGCTTAAG AGAGCAAATGATCTTGTGAGAAACAAGATTCATCCAACGTCCATAATTAGTGGCTACAGG CTTGCGATGAGAGAAGCCTGCAAGTATGTTGAAGAAAAACTGGCTGTAAAG GTTGAAAAGCTCGGAAAAGATTCCCTCATAAACTGTGCAAAGACAAgcatgtcttcaaaattaattgcCAGTGACAGTGATTTCTTTGCAAATTTG gTTGTAGATGCAGTTCAAGCTGTGAAGACTACAAATGCAAGGGGAGAAGTTAGATATCCGATCAAG GGCATCAATATCTTGAAAGCTCATGGGAAAAGTGCCAAAGATAGCTACTTGCTGAATGGCTATGCTTTAAATACAGGCCGAGCAGCTCAAGGAATGCCTACTAGAGTTGCACCTGCAAGAATTGCTTGTCTTGATTTTAATCTCCAGAAGACAAAAATGCAAATGGGTGTTCAGGTCTTAGTCACTGATCCTAGAGAACTTGAAAAAATTCGTTGGAG AGAAGCAGACATAACAAAAGAGCGAATTGAGAAAATTCTAAAAGCAGGAGCTAATGTTGTACTGACGACCAAGGGAATTGATGATATGGCACTAAAG TATTTTGTGGAGGCTGGGACTATTGCTGTGAGACGTGTTCGCAAAGAGGATTTGCGGCATGTCGCCAAGGCCACTGGTGCAACTGCG GTTTCCACATTTGCTGACATGGAAGGAGAGGAGACATTCGATTCATCATTTCTTGGATTTGCTGATGAAGTTGTGGAGGAACGAATTGCTGATGATGATGTAATCCTGGTGAAGGGTACTAAAAGTACTAGTGCG GTTTCATTGATACTTAGAGGTGCAAATGACTATATGCTTGATGAGATGGATCGATCTTTACATGATGCATTGTGCATTGTCAAGAGGACCCTTGAGTCTAACACG GTTGTTGCTGGTGGTGGTGCAGTGGAGGCTGCTTTATCTGTGTACCTGGAGTACCTTGCTACAACTTTGGGGTCTAGAGAGCAGTTGGCAATTGCGGAGTTTGCTGAGTCTCTTCTGATAATACCTAAG GTACTTGCTGTGAATGCTGCAAAAGATGCGACTGAATTGATTGCAAAACTTCGGGCTTACCACCATACTGCTCAAACAAAAGCAGATAAGCAGCACCTTTCAAG TATGGGCTTGGACCTATACAAAGGAACAATCCGCAATAACCTAGAAGCTGGAGTTATTGAGCCTGCAAtgagcaaagtgaagatattacaG TTTGCAACTGAGGCAGCTATAACAATTCTGAGGATCGATGATATGATCAGGCTTGTTAAAGATGAGCAGCAGAATGAAGAAGATTAG
- the LOC105053995 gene encoding uncharacterized protein isoform X3 codes for MASTSIRSINRIAQSFRSSFAAKSKTAARCFSGGSAATPPPTRRFSSFSRLPVELGCCGGSLLPLHSAVAAARLTSRLSLTSRSCRALSQEIGLSSPR; via the exons ATGGCTTCGACCTCCATCCGATCCATAAACCGCATCGCTCAATCTTTCCGCAGTTCATTTGCCGCCAAATCGAAGACAGCCGCGCGATGCTTCTCTGGCGGATCCGCCGCCACCCCACCTCCTACTCGCCGGTTCTCGTCCTTCTCTAG gttgcCGGTGGAGTTGGGATGCTGCGGCGGATCTCTTTTGCCGCTGCACAGCGCCGTGGCGGCGGCGAGGTTGACTTCTCGGCTGAGCTTGACGTCTCGGAGTTGCCGGGCGCTCTCACAGG
- the LOC105053995 gene encoding uncharacterized protein isoform X2, producing MASTSIRSINRIAQSFRSSFAAKSKTAARCFSGGSAATPPPTRRFSSFSRLPVELGCCGGSLLPLHSAVAAARLTSRLSLTSRSCRALSQGSNEATYVFGLYRYSYGANVDKKHLRSPRNVNLLLLERNKMGA from the exons ATGGCTTCGACCTCCATCCGATCCATAAACCGCATCGCTCAATCTTTCCGCAGTTCATTTGCCGCCAAATCGAAGACAGCCGCGCGATGCTTCTCTGGCGGATCCGCCGCCACCCCACCTCCTACTCGCCGGTTCTCGTCCTTCTCTAG gttgcCGGTGGAGTTGGGATGCTGCGGCGGATCTCTTTTGCCGCTGCACAGCGCCGTGGCGGCGGCGAGGTTGACTTCTCGGCTGAGCTTGACGTCTCGGAGTTGCCGGGCGCTCTCACAGG GTTCCAATGAAGCCACATACGTCTTCGGTCTCTACAGGTATTCATACGGGGCTAATGTAGATAAAAAACATCTAAGATCACCGAG GAACGTGAATTTGCTACTACTTGAAAGGAATAAAATGGGCGCTTGA